One Capsicum annuum cultivar UCD-10X-F1 chromosome 2, UCD10Xv1.1, whole genome shotgun sequence genomic window carries:
- the LOC107857683 gene encoding heat shock 70 kDa protein-like: protein MTIEKHCYGGKDDTGGTKAKVVGMNTSVVPKIDVEFCRERKRDLIGNARALGRSRIACNRAKRTIYSTAQTTTEVDSLFKGIESYAIITWARFEELCLSMLFKSMEPVGKCLNEAKVDNVHIQEMVLVSRSSRLPIIQHLLMNYIDEKKLYASINLDDDATCGAAVLDTILIGNGDENVQELLVRKYLNWCVFTGKREAENEIDKLLSRKWQKKHEKNKSYTKKKNKQETSSSVY from the exons ATGACTATTGAGAAGCATTGTTATGGTGGTAAAGATGATACTGGAGGCACGAAAGCAAAAGTTGTAGGCATGAATACTAGTGTTGTCCCAAAAATTGATGTTGAGTTTTGTAGGGAGCGCAAAAGGGATTTAATTGGGAATGCTAGAGCTTTGGGAAGATCAAGAATTGCTTGCAATAGGGCTAAGAGAACTATATATTCTACTGCTCAAACCACTACTGAAGTGGATTCCTTGTTTAAGGGAATAGAATCTTATGCTATTATTACTTGGGCTCGATTTGAGGAGTTATGCTTGAGCATGTTGTTTAAGAGTATGGAACCTGTGGGGAAGTGTTTGAATGAGGCCAAGGTAGATAATGTTCACATTCAGGAAATGGTTCTCGTTAGCAGATCATCTAGACTTCCAATAATTCAACATCTCTTGATGAATTACATCGATGAGAAGAAGCTCTACGCGAGTATAAATCTGGATGATGATGCGACTTGTGGTGCAGCAGTTCTAGACACAATTCTGATTGGTAATGGAGATGAAAATGTCCAAGAATTGCTAGTG AGGAAATATTTGAATTGGTGTGTGTTTACAGGTAAGAGGGAAGCTGAGAATGAAATTGACAAGTTATTGAGTAGAAAGTGGCAGAAGAAACATGAGAAAAACAAGAGCtatacaaagaagaagaataaacaaGAAACCAGTTCCTCTGTCTATTGA
- the LOC124895865 gene encoding uncharacterized protein LOC124895865, translating into MALLQFLREMCQVMDLVMTMIASLRRRMLLLRKCLPSYESSDGSSSEDGNTSYSEDVVVNKAPSSSSAKEDSCDESGDGTSSEDGGTSGEEDVVAKKAPAAASQKEESSDKSSDADDARAYVT; encoded by the coding sequence ATGGCTTTGCTGCAGTTCTTAAGAGAAATGTGTCAAGTGATGGATCTTGTTATGACTATGATCGCATCTCTGCGGAGGAGAATGTTGTTGTTAAGAAAGTGCCTGCCTAGCTACGAGTCAAGCGATGGATCTAGTTCTGAGGATGGTAACACTTCTTATTCGGAGGATGTTGTTGTTAATAAGGCGCCTTCTTCTTCCTCTGCAAAGGAAGACTCTTGCGATGAGTCAGGTGATGGAACTAGTTCTGAGGATGGTGGCACCTCCGGGGAGGAGGATGTTGTTGCTAAGAAAGCGCCTGCTGCTGCCTCTCAAAAGGAAGAATCGAGTGACAAGTCCAGTGATGCTGATGATGCAAGGGCATATGTTACGTGA
- the LOC124896147 gene encoding uncharacterized protein LOC124896147, whose product MDELIGNLKSYEMKKQQEQDKKEPKKEKALALKAAKGEACEKEEDVAYITERFLKVLRRNGGFQRRGNSSGSIARNDLCHKCRKAGHFIKECPMHKLEHKDYRRGGPDEGKQKD is encoded by the coding sequence ATGGATGAGCTCATAGGAAATCTAAAATCCTATGAAATGAAGAAACAACAGGAGCAGGACAAGAAGGAACCCAAGAAAGAGAAGGCCTTGGCCCTCAAGGCAGCCAAAGGTGAAGcctgtgaaaaagaagaagatgtgGCATATATAACCGAGAGATTTCTCAAGGTTTTGAGGAGAAATGGTGGTTTTCAAAGGAGAGGTAACTCAAGCGGATCAATTGCTAGAAATGACCTATGTCATAAGTGCAGAAAGGCTGGTCATTTCATCAAGGAATGCCCAATGCACAAACTAGAACACAAGGATTATAGGAGAGGCGGACCTGATGAAGGAAAGCAGAAGGACTGA